One Saprospiraceae bacterium DNA window includes the following coding sequences:
- a CDS encoding DUF1080 domain-containing protein — protein sequence MKHLTAFFLTFFASFTLCCGQITDPRATEVWQPEPRVVTPGQGTKPPSDAIVLFNGTGFSEWVSLKDSAAAVSWNLARDSSMTVQPGTGDIMTKRVFGDCQLHLEFRTPSVVKGEGQGRGNSGVFLQDRYEVQVLDSYQNRTYSNGQCASIYKQTIPLVNACRPPGEWQTYDILFIAPRFNADGILLTPGRVTVIQNGVVVQMNTEIKGTTEYIGLPRTEAHGKAPIRLQDHGDLVSYRNIWLREL from the coding sequence ATGAAGCACTTGACAGCATTTTTCCTCACCTTTTTCGCCTCTTTCACCCTTTGCTGCGGCCAAATCACCGACCCCAGAGCCACCGAGGTGTGGCAACCGGAGCCGCGGGTCGTCACGCCCGGCCAAGGCACCAAGCCTCCCTCCGATGCCATTGTGTTGTTCAACGGGACAGGCTTTTCGGAGTGGGTCAGCCTAAAAGACTCGGCAGCAGCGGTGTCGTGGAACCTTGCCCGAGACAGCAGCATGACGGTGCAGCCCGGCACTGGCGACATCATGACCAAACGTGTTTTTGGCGACTGCCAATTGCACCTCGAGTTCAGAACCCCCTCGGTCGTGAAAGGCGAGGGACAAGGGCGGGGCAACAGCGGCGTTTTTCTGCAAGACCGCTATGAGGTGCAAGTGCTCGATTCTTACCAAAACCGCACCTACTCCAACGGCCAATGCGCCTCCATTTACAAGCAAACCATCCCCTTGGTGAACGCCTGCCGCCCACCCGGAGAATGGCAGACCTACGACATTCTTTTCATCGCGCCGCGTTTCAATGCCGACGGCATTCTCCTCACGCCGGGGCGCGTCACAGTCATCCAAAATGGCGTGGTGGTGCAAATGAACACCGAAATAAAAGGCACGACCGAATATATCGGGCTGCCGCGCACGGAAGCGCATGGCAAAGCGCCCATCCGACTGCAGGACCACGGGGATTTGGTCAGCTATCGCAATATCTGGTTGCGAGAGCTGTGA
- a CDS encoding OmpA family protein — protein sequence MAQTPVEGYVFEENNRGYLRQAKILILELPGNVVRADTFTNEEGHFATLLPPGEYRMVAKKDIFFDAEQTFKVAKEKVFLKTEMQRRPGYLFDVTIAEARENPEVVVDAVQGAWIEIFNRTQNRPELVLQNHPNAFFQHTFERGNHYTILIRKPGFIAKRIEVYVNIEGCILCVDGVSTLSPGVTENLTKGNELGTLLANIELEPAKIDKRIQIQNIYYDFDKWDIRPDAAERLDKVVTLMNDNPGLTVELGSHTDSRGNDDYNMVLSGKRAAAAVAYIVSQGVDSLRITSKGYGESQLVNRCRNGVACTEEEHQQNRRTELRITGISRDSLEYKRWPSLEQIIQEEESKGKKPPKSSSSKTQPQRAKPTPTLESPPDKSAIAETPPEKDLPATAADILEEEETPAMLHEEEPAMMLAEMAAPPSLATPTAPPQPEPSQSLKELAKNHSGFCVEIAQSDTLLLASDAAFGDFGEIFWHKNNDGKFCYFAGSFDTPAKARAFFHQTVKPRNETARLVRFSKGKKTYFD from the coding sequence ATGGCACAGACACCCGTCGAGGGCTATGTGTTTGAGGAGAACAATCGTGGTTATTTGAGACAAGCAAAAATCCTGATACTGGAACTGCCCGGCAACGTCGTCCGAGCCGACACGTTCACGAACGAAGAAGGGCATTTTGCCACCCTGCTACCGCCCGGCGAATATCGCATGGTGGCAAAAAAAGACATTTTTTTCGACGCGGAACAAACTTTCAAAGTGGCAAAGGAGAAAGTCTTTCTCAAAACAGAAATGCAGCGAAGGCCGGGGTACCTTTTCGACGTGACCATCGCCGAAGCGCGGGAGAACCCCGAAGTGGTGGTGGACGCCGTGCAAGGGGCGTGGATTGAAATTTTCAACCGCACCCAAAACCGCCCCGAACTCGTCCTCCAAAACCATCCCAACGCCTTTTTTCAACACACTTTTGAGCGCGGCAACCACTACACGATTTTGATTCGCAAACCCGGCTTCATCGCCAAGCGCATCGAGGTCTATGTGAACATAGAAGGCTGCATCCTTTGCGTGGACGGAGTGTCAACGCTCTCGCCCGGCGTCACCGAAAACCTGACCAAAGGCAACGAACTCGGCACCTTGCTCGCCAACATCGAGCTGGAGCCTGCCAAAATTGACAAGCGCATCCAAATCCAAAACATCTACTACGACTTCGACAAGTGGGACATCCGCCCCGATGCCGCCGAGCGCCTCGACAAGGTGGTGACGTTGATGAACGACAACCCCGGCCTCACCGTGGAACTCGGCTCTCACACCGACAGCCGCGGCAACGACGACTACAACATGGTGCTTTCCGGCAAACGCGCCGCCGCCGCCGTAGCCTACATCGTCAGCCAAGGCGTTGACAGCCTTCGCATCACCTCCAAAGGCTACGGCGAGAGCCAACTCGTCAACCGATGCCGCAACGGAGTAGCCTGCACAGAGGAAGAACACCAGCAAAATCGCCGCACCGAACTGCGCATCACAGGCATTTCGAGAGACTCGCTGGAGTATAAGCGTTGGCCAAGCCTAGAACAAATCATTCAGGAAGAAGAAAGCAAAGGCAAAAAACCACCCAAAAGCAGCAGCAGCAAAACCCAACCGCAGCGAGCCAAACCCACGCCGACCCTTGAATCACCCCCCGACAAGTCCGCAATAGCCGAAACACCACCGGAAAAGGACCTGCCCGCCACCGCCGCCGACATTTTGGAAGAAGAAGAAACGCCTGCCATGTTGCACGAAGAAGAGCCAGCCATGATGCTTGCCGAAATGGCGGCACCGCCATCCCTCGCCACGCCAACAGCACCTCCTCAGCCCGAACCTTCCCAATCGTTGAAAGAATTGGCCAAAAACCACAGCGGCTTTTGCGTGGAAATCGCACAGTCAGACACATTGCTGCTCGCCTCCGATGCAGCATTCGGCGATTTTGGGGAAATTTTTTGGCACAAAAACAATGACGGCAAATTCTGTTACTTCGCGGGTAGTTTCGACACCCCCGCCAAGGCGCGCGCTTTTTTTCATCAAACGGTGAAACCCCGCAACGAAACGGCGCGGCTGGTGCGATTTAGCAAAGGGAAAAAGACTTATTTCGATTAA
- the fmt gene encoding methionyl-tRNA formyltransferase has product MGTPEFAVPSLEILLDNGYDVPAVVTAPDKPGGRHGLQVSAVKQFAQTRSLRVLQPEKLKNPTFLEALRELKADLQVVVAFRMLPEVVWNMPPLGTMNLHASLLPKYRGAAPINWAIINGEPETGLTTFLLKHEIDTGDLLFQERLPIGDNETAGELHARMMVLGAQLVLKSVQSLERGEARPLPQSDAEASHAPKIFTEDCQIDFSQPAARVHNFIRGLSPHPGAWTSLDGKKLKILRTEKELSDVGQLPPGSFFSDGKSYLKISAADGYLNVLELQIEGKRHMNVRDFLNGYRIA; this is encoded by the coding sequence ATGGGCACACCCGAATTTGCGGTGCCCTCGCTTGAAATCCTTTTGGACAATGGCTACGACGTTCCGGCCGTCGTCACCGCGCCCGATAAGCCGGGTGGCCGGCATGGGCTGCAGGTATCCGCCGTGAAGCAATTTGCCCAGACACGCAGCTTGCGGGTGTTGCAGCCGGAAAAACTAAAAAATCCCACGTTTTTGGAAGCGTTGCGCGAGTTGAAGGCTGATTTGCAAGTCGTGGTTGCCTTTCGTATGCTGCCCGAAGTCGTGTGGAATATGCCGCCACTTGGCACCATGAACCTGCACGCATCGCTGTTGCCCAAGTATCGGGGCGCGGCCCCCATCAATTGGGCGATTATCAACGGCGAGCCTGAAACGGGACTGACGACTTTCTTGCTCAAACACGAAATTGATACGGGCGACTTGCTTTTTCAGGAGCGGCTGCCCATCGGCGACAACGAAACAGCGGGCGAGCTCCACGCTCGCATGATGGTGTTGGGTGCGCAATTGGTGTTGAAATCCGTGCAGTCGCTTGAGCGCGGCGAGGCACGCCCCTTGCCTCAAAGCGATGCGGAAGCTTCCCACGCGCCCAAGATTTTCACGGAGGATTGCCAGATTGATTTTTCGCAACCTGCCGCACGGGTGCACAATTTCATACGCGGGCTTAGCCCTCACCCCGGTGCGTGGACCAGCCTTGACGGGAAAAAACTCAAGATTCTGCGCACGGAGAAAGAACTTTCGGATGTGGGCCAACTGCCACCCGGCTCGTTTTTTTCGGATGGGAAAAGTTACCTGAAAATCAGCGCGGCAGACGGTTATTTGAATGTGCTGGAACTGCAAATAGAGGGCAAACGGCACATGAACGTCCGCGATTTCCTGAACGGCTACCGCATTGCATAG
- a CDS encoding lysophospholipase: MNELSWKNNEGLRLFAAEWPVKHPKAVIAFVHGQSEHIGRYEHMARWFNHNGVAFVGYDQQGYGRSEGKRGHAKSLQVLLDDIGQLLKETRQRYPHTPLFLYGHSMGGNLVLNYVIRHDPVLAGLIVTGPWIRLAFEAPPLKVIAGKILHKLIPTLTLPTGLVARYLSHDDAVVKAYISDPLVHDQLSTAAGIALLNGADMLNKYSGVFSIPVLLMHGGSDKITSPKATREFAGRVAGEVTFHEWPGLYHEIHNEPQQEQVFEYTLAWMKRFIG; encoded by the coding sequence ATGAACGAACTATCGTGGAAAAACAACGAAGGGCTTCGGCTCTTCGCCGCCGAATGGCCCGTGAAACATCCCAAAGCAGTCATCGCATTCGTGCACGGACAGAGCGAACATATCGGGCGCTACGAACACATGGCACGTTGGTTCAACCACAACGGCGTGGCGTTCGTCGGCTACGACCAGCAAGGCTACGGACGCAGCGAAGGCAAGCGCGGCCATGCCAAAAGCCTGCAAGTGCTGCTCGACGACATCGGCCAGTTGCTCAAAGAAACCCGCCAGCGTTATCCGCACACGCCGCTTTTCCTCTATGGCCACTCCATGGGAGGCAACCTCGTGCTCAACTATGTCATCCGTCACGACCCCGTGTTGGCTGGCCTCATCGTCACTGGCCCATGGATTCGACTGGCTTTTGAGGCTCCGCCCCTCAAAGTCATCGCCGGGAAAATCCTGCACAAGCTCATACCCACCCTCACCCTGCCAACAGGCTTGGTGGCCCGCTATCTCTCGCACGACGATGCCGTGGTGAAAGCCTACATCAGCGACCCGCTTGTGCACGACCAACTCAGCACCGCCGCAGGCATTGCCCTGCTCAACGGGGCCGATATGCTCAACAAATACTCCGGCGTGTTTTCCATCCCCGTGCTGCTGATGCACGGCGGCAGCGACAAAATCACCTCCCCAAAGGCCACACGCGAGTTTGCAGGCCGTGTGGCAGGCGAGGTGACTTTTCACGAATGGCCGGGACTTTACCATGAAATTCACAATGAGCCCCAGCAAGAACAGGTGTTTGAATACACCCTCGCTTGGATGAAGCGGTTCATCGGCTGA